A single genomic interval of Alteromonas sp. CI.11.F.A3 harbors:
- the gpmA gene encoding 2,3-diphosphoglycerate-dependent phosphoglycerate mutase, translated as MYKLVLIRHGESQWNLENRFTGWHDVDLTDTGVAQAKTAGQLMKDAGFEFDQAYTSVLLRAIKTLNISLEEMGQHYLPVERHWRLNERHYGALTGLDKAETAAKHGEEQVKVWRRSFDIPPPAVDTDSEHFPGVDRRYNNVDAEILPRGESLKMTIERVLPYWHDVIRPDIQAGKRVIIAAHGNSLRALVKYLDGMSDEDVLSLNIPTGVPLVYELDENLKPISKEYLGDPEAIKAMMDAVAKQGKAK; from the coding sequence ATGTATAAACTGGTACTTATTCGTCATGGAGAAAGTCAGTGGAACCTTGAAAATCGTTTCACTGGTTGGCACGACGTCGACTTAACTGATACAGGGGTAGCACAAGCTAAAACCGCTGGTCAGTTAATGAAAGATGCAGGTTTTGAATTCGATCAGGCTTACACGTCTGTATTGCTTCGTGCTATCAAAACGCTAAATATCTCTTTGGAAGAAATGGGTCAACATTACCTACCTGTTGAACGTCACTGGCGTTTGAACGAGCGTCACTACGGTGCGCTTACAGGATTAGACAAAGCTGAAACTGCTGCTAAGCACGGCGAAGAGCAAGTTAAAGTGTGGCGTCGTAGTTTCGACATTCCACCACCAGCAGTAGATACTGACAGCGAACACTTCCCAGGGGTAGATCGCCGTTACAATAACGTTGATGCCGAGATTCTTCCTCGCGGTGAAAGCTTGAAGATGACCATCGAGCGTGTACTTCCTTACTGGCACGATGTTATTCGTCCAGATATTCAAGCGGGCAAGCGCGTTATTATTGCTGCTCACGGCAACAGCCTTCGTGCATTGGTTAAATACTTAGATGGCATGTCTGATGAAGACGTACTAAGCCTAAATATTCCAACTGGTGTACCTTTGGTATACGAGCTAGACGAAAACTTGAAGCCTATCTCTAAAGAATACTTAGGCGATCCAGAAGCGATTAAAGCGATGATGGATGCCGTTGCTAAGCAAGGCAAAGCTAAGTAA
- a CDS encoding iron-containing alcohol dehydrogenase: MQVSVFKSANKLITGEGALANLAAELSRLNIKAPAIITDKGVSQSGALERVTGLLNVECPIVIDDIPPEPEISIIEQRLTRLKQHKVDGIIAVGGGSAIDSAKVLAATFDYTGNIADLFGENLVPGRTLPLIAIPTTAGTGSEVTNIAILADPIAQVKKGIVSDYLLPDIAIVTPEMTLSCPKHITAASGIDAFVHALEAYLSVNASPITDALASKAMILIYHSLPLAYANSNDVKAREDMATGSLMAGLAFGNAGVGAVHALAYPLGGRFHLSHGMSNAVMLPHVMRWNIGACQQRFVDVAGFLHLPISDKTQLEIANQVVDAIEALCRKVEIPATLRNFDISEDAIPLLAEEASKVTRLLRNNPRVLSKQDIAQIYKEAF, encoded by the coding sequence ATGCAGGTATCGGTCTTCAAATCAGCCAATAAACTCATTACTGGTGAGGGAGCCTTAGCGAATCTTGCCGCCGAGCTTTCAAGGTTAAACATTAAAGCGCCTGCCATTATCACCGACAAGGGCGTAAGCCAATCTGGTGCACTTGAACGTGTCACTGGCTTGCTGAATGTAGAATGCCCTATTGTGATAGACGATATCCCGCCTGAACCTGAAATAAGCATTATTGAGCAAAGGCTTACTCGACTGAAGCAACATAAGGTAGACGGAATTATTGCCGTTGGCGGAGGGAGTGCAATCGACAGCGCTAAAGTGCTTGCGGCTACGTTCGATTACACGGGCAACATTGCAGACTTGTTCGGTGAGAACTTAGTGCCAGGGCGCACGTTACCCCTTATTGCTATTCCAACCACGGCGGGTACGGGCTCAGAAGTGACGAATATTGCTATTTTGGCCGACCCTATCGCGCAGGTTAAAAAAGGAATCGTGAGCGATTACCTATTGCCTGATATTGCGATTGTGACGCCTGAAATGACTTTAAGCTGCCCCAAACACATTACTGCCGCCAGTGGTATAGATGCGTTTGTACATGCATTAGAGGCCTACCTATCGGTTAATGCCAGCCCTATTACTGATGCTTTGGCTAGCAAGGCTATGATTCTTATTTATCATTCTTTGCCGCTTGCCTATGCAAATTCCAACGATGTTAAAGCACGTGAAGATATGGCAACCGGAAGTTTAATGGCAGGTTTGGCGTTTGGTAACGCGGGCGTTGGCGCCGTGCATGCGCTAGCTTATCCGCTAGGCGGTCGCTTTCATTTATCTCACGGCATGAGCAATGCGGTTATGTTGCCCCATGTTATGCGCTGGAATATAGGGGCTTGCCAACAGCGCTTTGTGGATGTGGCGGGCTTTTTACATTTGCCTATTTCTGATAAAACGCAGTTAGAAATTGCTAATCAGGTAGTAGATGCCATTGAAGCACTGTGCAGAAAAGTGGAAATACCTGCCACACTGCGCAACTTTGACATTAGCGAAGACGCTATTCCTTTATTGGCAGAAGAAGCGAGTAAAGTAACTCGTTTGCTGCGTAACAACCCAAGAGTATTAAGCAAACAAGATATCGCCCAGATATACAAAGAGGCGTTTTAA
- a CDS encoding type 1 glutamine amidotransferase domain-containing protein — protein MKKILIPVTNHATLGTTDQANGTYSPEITHAIDVFNKHGVEYDIASIEGGAIPIYGTDIEGDDVNAAVLNNEDFKKRTSNSMSVSNVNINEYDAVFYPGGFGLLSDLASNEDFAKLSATHYENGGIVGAVCHGPAALLPIKLSNGEDLIASKAITGFTREEEVDYGTINDIPFLLEEALARKAAKFSKVQPWNVHVIEDERVITGQNPASAHAVAEAIVNQLSK, from the coding sequence ATGAAAAAGATACTTATCCCAGTAACAAACCACGCAACACTAGGTACTACTGATCAAGCGAACGGTACTTATTCGCCGGAGATTACCCATGCAATCGATGTTTTTAATAAACACGGCGTAGAGTACGATATCGCGTCAATTGAAGGCGGTGCTATTCCTATTTACGGTACCGACATTGAAGGCGACGACGTTAATGCCGCGGTGTTAAACAACGAAGACTTCAAAAAGCGCACCAGCAACAGCATGAGCGTTTCAAACGTGAACATTAATGAATATGATGCTGTGTTCTATCCAGGTGGCTTCGGACTATTGTCCGACCTCGCCAGCAACGAAGACTTTGCTAAGCTATCTGCTACCCATTATGAAAATGGCGGTATTGTTGGCGCGGTATGTCACGGCCCAGCAGCACTGTTACCTATTAAGCTTAGTAACGGCGAAGACCTAATTGCCAGTAAAGCAATTACTGGTTTTACCCGCGAAGAAGAAGTGGATTACGGCACCATTAACGATATTCCGTTTTTACTCGAAGAAGCATTAGCCCGTAAAGCCGCTAAATTCAGTAAAGTTCAACCATGGAATGTACATGTGATTGAAGATGAGCGTGTTATCACTGGTCAAAATCCAGCAAGTGCTCACGCGGTTGCAGAGGCTATCGTAAACCAATTAAGTAAATAG
- a CDS encoding LysR family transcriptional regulator, whose amino-acid sequence MESFEGIVEFVAVAERKGFSAAAKQLGCSTSHISRQIARLEARVGCILLARSTRQVNLTENGALYYQHAKDLLIGLQQANEQVSLQQITLDGVLRVSAAGGFAEHAVAPALMQFALEHPELTIDMDFNSRMVNFVEDDVDFVIRYGELADSSLIARKLIERPMMAVATREYLAQFGEPLHPSDLKKHSCVISNNDVWKFSNNGAQENIKVKGRWRSNNANAVLDACERGLGIGYMPKSTFSASVEAGKLQPILQPYWGDGASSWIVYQNKRFMPLRVRMAIDYLVQYFADWEDKGL is encoded by the coding sequence ATGGAAAGCTTCGAAGGCATTGTAGAATTTGTGGCCGTGGCTGAACGCAAAGGTTTTTCAGCAGCAGCAAAGCAACTAGGTTGCAGCACCAGTCACATCAGTAGACAAATTGCTCGGCTTGAAGCGCGTGTAGGCTGTATTTTACTAGCTCGTTCTACCCGCCAAGTCAATTTAACCGAGAACGGCGCACTTTATTACCAGCACGCTAAAGACCTGCTCATTGGCCTTCAACAGGCCAATGAGCAGGTAAGCCTTCAGCAGATAACACTTGATGGCGTGCTGCGAGTAAGTGCCGCAGGCGGATTTGCCGAGCATGCCGTGGCTCCCGCGTTAATGCAATTTGCGTTAGAGCACCCAGAGTTAACCATTGATATGGACTTTAATAGTCGCATGGTTAACTTTGTGGAAGACGATGTAGACTTTGTTATTCGCTACGGCGAACTGGCCGACTCTAGCCTGATTGCGCGTAAATTAATTGAAAGGCCCATGATGGCGGTTGCCACCCGGGAATATTTAGCGCAATTTGGCGAACCTTTACACCCCAGTGATTTGAAAAAGCATAGCTGCGTTATTTCTAATAACGATGTATGGAAGTTTTCAAACAATGGCGCACAAGAAAATATAAAAGTGAAAGGCCGTTGGCGCAGTAATAATGCGAATGCGGTACTTGATGCCTGTGAACGAGGTTTGGGTATTGGCTACATGCCTAAAAGTACCTTTAGTGCATCGGTTGAAGCTGGGAAGTTACAGCCTATATTGCAACCTTACTGGGGCGACGGGGCAAGCAGTTGGATTGTGTATCAGAACAAGCGATTCATGCCCCTTAGGGTACGAATGGCCATTGATTATTTGGTGCAATATTTTGCAGACTGGGAAGACAAAGGGCTTTGA